One genomic segment of Alicycliphilus denitrificans K601 includes these proteins:
- a CDS encoding class I SAM-dependent methyltransferase: protein MSRAPSRADAAQAAVLAELRPGQSVELLKELHILTREGRLNQDSRRKLKQVYHLYQFIEPLLQELAQDGHAPLLADHGAGKSYLGFILYDLFFKPLGRGEIYGIEWRAELVQRSRELAARLGFGRMRFLDMSVADAAETADLPERFDIVTALHACDTATDDAIAFGLRKHARFMVLVPCCQAEVAACLRQTKALSLSRTPLAELWRHPIHTRELGSQITNVLRCLHLEASGYQVTVTELVGWEHSLKNELILARYTGQKKRSASERLAAILEEFGLAQALAGRFGLDQKE from the coding sequence ATGAGCCGCGCGCCGTCCAGGGCCGACGCGGCGCAGGCGGCCGTGCTGGCCGAGCTGCGCCCCGGCCAGTCCGTCGAACTGCTCAAGGAGCTGCACATCCTCACGCGCGAGGGGCGGCTCAACCAGGACTCGCGGCGCAAGCTCAAGCAGGTCTACCACCTCTACCAGTTCATCGAGCCGCTGCTGCAGGAGCTGGCGCAGGACGGCCACGCGCCGCTGCTGGCCGACCATGGCGCGGGCAAGTCGTACCTGGGCTTCATCCTGTACGACCTGTTCTTCAAGCCGCTCGGGCGCGGCGAGATCTACGGCATCGAGTGGCGCGCCGAGCTGGTGCAGCGCTCGCGCGAGCTGGCCGCGCGGCTGGGCTTCGGGCGCATGCGCTTCCTCGATATGTCCGTGGCCGACGCTGCCGAAACCGCGGATCTGCCCGAGCGCTTCGACATCGTGACCGCGCTGCACGCCTGCGACACGGCCACGGACGACGCGATCGCCTTCGGCCTGCGCAAGCACGCGCGCTTCATGGTGCTCGTGCCCTGCTGCCAGGCCGAGGTGGCGGCCTGCCTGCGCCAGACGAAGGCCCTGAGCCTGTCGCGCACGCCGCTGGCCGAGCTGTGGCGCCACCCCATCCACACGCGCGAGCTGGGCAGCCAGATCACCAACGTGCTGCGCTGCCTGCATCTGGAGGCGTCGGGCTACCAGGTCACGGTGACGGAGCTCGTGGGCTGGGAGCACAGCCTGAAGAACGAGCTGATCCTGGCGCGCTACACGGGGCAGAAGAAACGCAGCGCGAGCGAGCGGCTGGCGGCGATCCTGGAGGAGTTCGGGCTCGCGCAGGCGCTGGCGGGGCGCTTCGGGCTGGATCAAAAAGAATAG
- a CDS encoding deoxyguanosinetriphosphate triphosphohydrolase, with translation MLDSALAPHACHPGRSRGRRHPEPPAPTRTEYQRDRDRIVHSTAFRRLVYKTQVFLNHEGDLFRTRLTHSLEVAQLGRSIARSLRLNEDLVEAVCLAHDLGHTPFGHAGQDVLNECMQDFGGFEHNLQSLRVVDRLEERYPQYDGINLTFETREGILKHCSRRNAELLEAREPGGVGRRFLLGRQPSLEAQLCNLADEIAYNAHDIDDGVRSGLITLAQLRDVPLFDRYRARAEAEYPHLAAPAGQRRLLAEAIRRMLSDQVYDVIDATRAALAAHAPADVDAVRGMPALVEFSPDMRAQSQVLKRFLFRELYRHPQVVQTTDRARQVVRELFSIYQADPREMPPAQAASALEGDAQQRARTVADFIAGMTDRFAAREHERLTGRRLLGR, from the coding sequence ATGCTTGATTCCGCGCTCGCGCCCCATGCCTGCCACCCGGGACGCAGCCGCGGGCGCCGGCACCCCGAGCCGCCCGCGCCCACGCGCACGGAGTACCAGCGCGACCGCGATCGCATCGTGCATTCCACGGCCTTCCGGCGGCTGGTCTACAAGACGCAGGTGTTCCTGAACCACGAGGGCGACCTGTTCCGCACGCGGCTCACGCATTCGCTGGAGGTGGCGCAGCTGGGGCGTTCCATTGCGCGCTCGCTGCGGCTGAACGAGGACCTGGTGGAGGCCGTGTGCCTTGCGCACGACCTGGGGCACACGCCCTTCGGCCATGCGGGGCAGGACGTGCTCAACGAGTGCATGCAGGACTTTGGCGGCTTCGAGCACAACCTGCAGAGCCTGCGCGTGGTGGACCGGCTGGAAGAGCGCTACCCGCAGTACGACGGCATCAACCTGACCTTCGAGACGCGCGAGGGCATCCTCAAGCACTGCTCGCGGCGCAACGCCGAGCTGCTGGAGGCGCGCGAGCCCGGCGGCGTGGGCCGGCGCTTCCTGCTGGGGCGACAGCCCAGCCTGGAGGCCCAGCTGTGCAACCTGGCCGACGAGATCGCCTACAACGCGCACGACATCGACGACGGCGTGCGCTCGGGCCTGATCACGCTGGCGCAGCTGCGCGACGTGCCGCTGTTCGACCGCTACCGCGCCCGGGCCGAGGCCGAGTACCCGCACCTGGCGGCGCCCGCGGGGCAGCGCCGGCTGCTGGCCGAGGCCATACGCCGCATGCTCAGCGACCAGGTCTACGACGTGATCGACGCCACGCGCGCAGCCCTGGCCGCGCATGCGCCGGCCGACGTGGACGCCGTGCGCGGCATGCCGGCGCTGGTGGAGTTCTCGCCGGACATGCGCGCGCAGTCGCAGGTGCTCAAGCGCTTTCTTTTCCGCGAGCTGTACCGCCACCCCCAGGTGGTGCAGACCACCGACCGCGCGCGCCAGGTGGTGCGCGAGCTGTTCTCCATCTACCAAGCCGACCCGCGCGAGATGCCGCCCGCCCAGGCCGCCTCGGCGCTGGAGGGCGATGCGCAGCAGCGCGCCCGCACGGTGGCGGATTTCATCGCCGGCATGACGGACCGCTTCGCGGCGCGCGAGCACGAGCGGCTCACGGGCCGGCGCCTGCTGGGACGATAA
- a CDS encoding REP-associated tyrosine transposase, with protein MARLPRLTLAGYPHHVIQRGNNRQAIFVDRQDFETMLALLAESAQKFRVAVHAYVLMDNHFHLLATPATADTLPQMMQAVGRSYVRYFNDRHGRSGTLWEGRYRSTLIETERYLLACMAYIDLNPVRAGMVAQPLAWPWSSHAHYLGQRSDKLVTPHTLYWALGNTPFAREAAYAELVQAGIAGAEQAALTDATLRGWALGGADFVAELQKKSPRRVTKARPGRPAAAAEDTTKLD; from the coding sequence ATGGCCCGCCTGCCCCGCCTCACCCTCGCGGGCTACCCGCACCATGTCATCCAGCGCGGCAACAACCGCCAGGCCATCTTCGTCGACCGGCAGGACTTCGAGACCATGCTGGCGCTGCTGGCCGAGAGCGCGCAGAAGTTCCGCGTCGCCGTCCATGCCTACGTGCTCATGGACAACCACTTCCACCTGCTGGCCACGCCCGCCACGGCCGATACGCTGCCCCAGATGATGCAGGCCGTGGGCCGCAGCTACGTGCGCTATTTCAACGACCGCCACGGTCGCAGCGGCACGCTGTGGGAGGGGCGCTACCGCTCCACGCTGATAGAGACCGAGCGCTACCTGCTTGCCTGCATGGCCTACATCGACCTCAACCCGGTGCGCGCCGGTATGGTGGCGCAGCCGCTGGCCTGGCCCTGGTCCAGCCACGCCCACTACCTGGGTCAGCGCAGCGACAAGCTGGTCACGCCGCATACGCTGTACTGGGCGCTGGGCAACACGCCGTTCGCGCGCGAGGCCGCCTACGCCGAACTGGTGCAGGCCGGCATAGCCGGCGCCGAGCAGGCCGCGCTGACCGACGCGACGCTGCGCGGCTGGGCGCTGGGCGGCGCCGATTTCGTAGCGGAATTGCAAAAAAAATCGCCACGCCGCGTGACCAAGGCCCGGCCCGGGCGTCCCGCGGCGGCAGCGGAAGACACCACCAAACTGGACTGA
- a CDS encoding ABC transporter substrate-binding protein yields MRPMRHSLALAALALCAGAQAQISDDVVKIGVLTDMAGPYSGMGGAGSVVAAKMAIDDCLKAECKGMKIEVVSADHQNKADIAATKAREWLDRDKVDALADLTNSAGALAVQKLIKEKGGIAMYSGPATTRLTDEDCAENGFHWMFDTYSSASGAAAALTRNGDKSWFFVTVDYAFGHSLEKDASDMVKANGGTVLGSVRHPLNASDFSSFILQAQNSKAQVIGLANGAQDTVNAIKAAREFGIGTGKSGQKVASLLMFLTDVHSLGLKQAQGLMFSEGFYWDMDDKTRAFSTRFEKLHKGFKPTMVQAGVYSSVRHYLKSVAAAKTDDWKTGAQKMRELPIDDPVMRNASIRPDGRVIHDMYLFQVKAPGESKGPWDYYKTVSTIPAQIAFKPLAQSACPLVKK; encoded by the coding sequence ATGCGACCCATGCGACATTCCCTCGCCCTTGCCGCGCTGGCGCTCTGCGCCGGGGCGCAAGCCCAGATTTCCGACGACGTGGTCAAGATCGGCGTGCTGACCGACATGGCGGGCCCCTACTCGGGCATGGGCGGCGCGGGCTCGGTGGTGGCCGCGAAGATGGCCATCGACGATTGCCTGAAGGCCGAATGCAAGGGCATGAAGATCGAGGTGGTGAGCGCCGACCACCAGAACAAGGCCGACATCGCCGCCACCAAGGCGCGCGAATGGCTGGACCGCGACAAGGTCGATGCCCTGGCCGACCTCACCAACTCCGCCGGTGCCCTGGCGGTGCAGAAGCTGATCAAGGAAAAGGGCGGCATCGCCATGTACAGCGGCCCCGCCACCACGCGCCTGACCGACGAGGACTGCGCCGAGAACGGCTTCCACTGGATGTTCGACACCTACTCCTCCGCCTCCGGCGCGGCCGCCGCGCTGACCAGGAACGGCGACAAGAGCTGGTTCTTCGTGACCGTGGACTACGCCTTCGGCCATTCGCTGGAAAAGGACGCCTCGGACATGGTCAAGGCCAACGGCGGCACGGTGCTGGGCAGCGTGCGCCACCCGCTGAACGCGAGCGATTTCTCGTCCTTCATCCTGCAGGCGCAGAACTCCAAGGCCCAGGTGATCGGCCTGGCCAACGGCGCGCAGGACACGGTGAACGCCATCAAGGCGGCGCGCGAGTTCGGCATCGGCACGGGCAAGAGCGGGCAGAAGGTGGCGTCGCTGCTGATGTTCCTGACCGACGTGCACTCGCTCGGCCTGAAGCAGGCGCAGGGCCTGATGTTCTCCGAGGGCTTCTACTGGGACATGGACGACAAGACGCGCGCCTTCTCCACCCGCTTCGAGAAGCTGCACAAGGGCTTCAAGCCGACCATGGTGCAGGCCGGCGTGTACTCCAGCGTGCGGCACTACCTGAAGTCGGTGGCCGCGGCCAAGACCGACGACTGGAAGACGGGGGCGCAGAAGATGCGCGAACTGCCCATCGACGACCCGGTGATGCGCAACGCCAGCATCCGCCCCGACGGCCGCGTGATCCACGACATGTATCTGTTCCAGGTGAAGGCCCCCGGCGAGTCCAAGGGCCCGTGGGACTACTACAAGACCGTGAGCACCATCCCCGCGCAGATCGCCTTCAAGCCGCTGGCCCAGTCGGCCTGCCCGCTGGTGAAGAAGTAA
- a CDS encoding glutamate synthase-related protein: MTKAAEIQHLQQHGLYASSNEHDACGLGFVAHIKGVKRHDIVTGALKILENLDHRGAVGADKLMGDGAGILIQIPDQLYREEMAGQGVELPPAGEYGVGMVFLPKEHASRLACEQELERAIKAEGQVLLGWRDVPVNRDMPMSPTVREKEPILRQVFIGRGADVIVQDALERKLYVIRKTASAAIQSLGLKHSKEYYVPSMSSRTVVYKGLLLAAQVGEYYLDLADERCVSAIGLVHQRFSTNTFPEWPLAHPYRYVAHNGEINTVRGNYNWMLAREGVMASPVLGEDLKKLYPISFAGQSDTATFDNCLELLTMAGYPISQAVMMMIPEPWEQHESMDERRRAFYEYHAAMIEPWDGPASIVFTDGRQIGATLDRNGLRPSRYVVTDDDLVILASEAGVLPVPDSRVLRKWRLQPGKMLLIDLEQGRLIEDDELKANIVNTKPYKQWIENLRIKLDSVQVPAGLQAPAPSALPLLDRQQAFGFTQEDIKFLLAPMAANGEEGIGSMGNDSPLAVLSERSKPLYNYFRQMFAQVTNPPIDPIREAIVMSLVSFVGPKPNLLDINQVNPPMRLELHQPILDFEGMAKLRQIEQFTHGKFKSATIDITYPLAWGKQGVEAKLASLCAQAVDEIKGGANILIISDRNLGATQVAIPALLALSAIHQHLVREGLRTTTGLVVETGTAREVHHFAVLAGYGAEAVHPYLALETLVDMHQDLPGALSADKAIYNYIKAVGKGLSKIMSKMGVSTYMSYCGAQLFECVGLNSDTVAKYFTGTASRVEGIGVFEIAEEAIRTHVAAFGDDPVLETMLETGGEYAWRARGEEHMWTPDAIAKLQHATRGGNFSTYKEYAQIINDQSRRHMTLRGLFEFKFDPAKAIPIDEVEPAKEIVKRFATGAMSLGSISTEAHATLAVAMNRIGGKSNTGEGGEDPARYRKELKGIPIVQGETLASVIGADKVAADIALQDGDSLRSRIKQVASGRFGVTAEYLSSSDQIQIKMAQGAKPGEGGQLPGGKVSEYIGQLRYSVPGVGLISPPPHHDIYSIEDLAQLIHDLKNVAPHAGISVKLVSEVGVGTIAAGVAKCKSDHVVIAGHDGGTGASPWSSIKHAGSPWEIGLAETQQTLVLNRLRGRIRVQADGQMKTGRDVVIGALLGADEFGFATAPLVVEGCIMMRKCHLNTCPVGVATQDPVLRAKFSGKPEHVVNYFFFVAEEARQIMAQLGVRTFDELIGRTDLLDTRKGLAHWKAQGLDFSRLFAQPQAPSDVARHHVEAQEHGLEKALDVKLIERCQPAIQHGENVRLMEVARNVNRSVGAMLSGAVTKAHPEGLPDDTIRIHFEGTGGQSFGAFLCKGITLNLTGEANDYTGKGLSGGRIIVRPSHEFRGESTANTIVGNTVMFGATSGEAFFAGVAGERFAVRLSGATAVVEGVGDHGCEYMTGGTVVVLGRTGRNFAAGMSGGVAYVYDEDGRFDGRCNLSMVALERILPADEQVASVDPGHWHRGQTDEEQLKKLLEAHSRYTGSRRARDLLDNWAAARSRFVKVFPTEYKRALVEMYERKVLEEQATPAQAASKNEAVAAK, translated from the coding sequence ATGACCAAGGCTGCCGAGATCCAGCACCTGCAACAGCATGGCCTGTATGCCTCCAGTAACGAACACGATGCCTGCGGCCTGGGCTTCGTGGCCCACATCAAGGGCGTGAAGCGCCACGACATCGTGACCGGCGCGCTCAAGATCCTCGAGAACCTCGACCACCGCGGCGCCGTGGGGGCCGACAAGCTCATGGGCGACGGCGCGGGCATCCTGATCCAGATCCCCGACCAGCTCTACCGCGAGGAGATGGCCGGGCAGGGCGTGGAGCTGCCCCCGGCGGGCGAGTACGGCGTGGGCATGGTCTTCCTGCCCAAGGAGCACGCCTCGCGCCTGGCCTGCGAGCAGGAGCTCGAACGCGCCATCAAGGCCGAGGGCCAGGTGCTGCTGGGCTGGCGCGACGTGCCGGTGAACCGCGACATGCCCATGTCGCCCACCGTGCGCGAGAAGGAGCCCATCCTGCGCCAGGTGTTCATAGGCCGCGGGGCCGACGTGATCGTGCAGGATGCGCTGGAGCGCAAGCTCTACGTGATCCGCAAGACCGCCAGCGCCGCGATCCAGAGCCTCGGGCTCAAGCACAGCAAAGAGTATTACGTGCCCAGCATGAGCAGCCGCACCGTGGTCTACAAGGGCCTGCTGCTGGCGGCGCAGGTGGGCGAGTACTACCTGGACCTGGCCGACGAGCGCTGCGTCTCGGCCATCGGCCTGGTGCACCAGCGCTTCTCGACGAACACCTTCCCCGAGTGGCCTCTCGCCCACCCCTACCGCTACGTGGCGCACAACGGCGAGATCAACACCGTGCGCGGCAACTACAACTGGATGCTGGCGCGCGAGGGCGTGATGGCCTCGCCCGTGCTGGGCGAGGACCTGAAGAAGCTCTACCCGATCAGCTTCGCGGGCCAGTCCGACACCGCCACGTTCGACAATTGCCTGGAGCTGCTGACCATGGCCGGCTACCCGATCAGCCAGGCCGTGATGATGATGATCCCCGAGCCTTGGGAGCAGCACGAGTCCATGGACGAGCGCCGCCGCGCGTTCTACGAGTATCACGCCGCGATGATCGAACCCTGGGACGGCCCGGCCTCCATCGTGTTCACCGACGGCCGCCAGATCGGCGCCACGCTGGACCGCAACGGCCTGCGCCCCTCGCGCTACGTGGTGACGGACGACGACCTGGTGATCCTGGCCTCCGAGGCCGGCGTGCTGCCCGTGCCCGACAGCCGCGTGCTGCGCAAATGGCGCCTGCAGCCGGGCAAGATGCTGCTCATCGACCTGGAGCAGGGCCGCCTGATCGAGGACGACGAGCTCAAGGCCAACATCGTCAACACCAAGCCCTACAAGCAGTGGATCGAGAACCTGCGCATCAAGCTCGACAGCGTCCAGGTGCCGGCTGGCCTGCAGGCCCCGGCGCCGTCCGCGCTGCCGCTGCTCGACCGCCAGCAGGCCTTCGGCTTCACGCAGGAGGACATCAAGTTCCTGCTCGCCCCCATGGCCGCCAACGGCGAGGAGGGCATAGGCTCCATGGGCAACGACAGCCCGCTGGCCGTGCTTTCCGAGCGCAGCAAGCCGCTGTACAACTACTTCCGCCAGATGTTCGCGCAGGTGACCAACCCGCCGATCGACCCGATTCGCGAGGCCATCGTGATGAGCCTGGTGTCCTTCGTGGGCCCCAAGCCCAACCTGCTGGACATCAACCAGGTCAACCCGCCAATGCGCCTGGAGCTGCACCAGCCCATCCTGGACTTCGAGGGCATGGCCAAGCTGCGCCAGATCGAGCAGTTCACGCACGGCAAGTTCAAGAGCGCGACCATCGACATCACCTACCCGCTCGCCTGGGGCAAGCAGGGCGTGGAGGCCAAGCTGGCGTCGCTGTGCGCGCAGGCCGTCGATGAGATCAAGGGCGGCGCCAACATTCTCATCATCAGCGACCGCAACCTGGGCGCGACGCAGGTGGCCATTCCCGCGCTGCTGGCGCTGTCGGCCATCCACCAGCACCTGGTGCGCGAGGGCCTGCGCACCACCACCGGCCTGGTGGTGGAGACCGGCACGGCGCGCGAGGTGCACCACTTCGCCGTGCTCGCGGGCTACGGCGCCGAGGCCGTGCACCCCTACCTGGCGCTGGAGACGCTGGTGGACATGCACCAGGACCTGCCCGGCGCGCTGTCCGCCGACAAGGCCATCTACAACTACATCAAGGCGGTGGGCAAGGGCCTGTCCAAGATCATGTCCAAGATGGGCGTGTCCACCTACATGAGCTACTGCGGCGCGCAGCTGTTCGAGTGCGTGGGCCTGAACAGCGACACCGTGGCCAAGTACTTCACGGGCACCGCGAGCCGCGTGGAGGGCATCGGCGTGTTCGAGATCGCCGAGGAGGCCATCCGCACCCACGTAGCCGCATTCGGCGACGATCCGGTGCTCGAGACCATGCTGGAGACCGGTGGCGAGTACGCTTGGCGTGCGCGCGGCGAGGAGCACATGTGGACGCCCGACGCCATCGCCAAGCTGCAGCACGCCACGCGCGGCGGCAACTTCTCGACCTACAAGGAGTACGCGCAGATCATCAACGACCAGAGCCGCCGCCACATGACGCTGCGCGGCCTGTTCGAGTTCAAGTTCGACCCGGCCAAGGCCATCCCGATCGACGAGGTGGAGCCCGCCAAGGAGATCGTCAAGCGCTTCGCCACGGGCGCCATGTCGCTTGGCTCGATCAGCACCGAGGCGCACGCCACGCTGGCCGTGGCCATGAACCGCATCGGCGGCAAGAGCAACACGGGCGAGGGCGGCGAGGACCCGGCGCGCTACCGCAAGGAGCTCAAGGGCATCCCCATCGTGCAGGGTGAGACGCTGGCGTCCGTCATCGGCGCCGACAAGGTCGCGGCCGACATAGCGCTGCAGGATGGCGACAGCCTGCGCTCGCGGATCAAGCAGGTGGCCTCGGGGCGCTTCGGCGTGACGGCGGAGTACCTGTCGTCCTCCGACCAGATCCAGATCAAGATGGCCCAGGGCGCCAAGCCCGGCGAGGGCGGCCAGCTGCCCGGCGGCAAGGTGTCCGAGTACATCGGCCAGCTGCGCTACAGCGTGCCCGGCGTGGGCCTGATCAGCCCGCCGCCGCATCACGACATCTACTCCATCGAGGACCTCGCGCAGCTCATCCACGACCTGAAGAACGTGGCGCCGCACGCCGGCATCTCGGTCAAGCTCGTGTCCGAGGTGGGCGTGGGCACCATCGCCGCGGGCGTGGCCAAGTGCAAAAGCGACCACGTGGTCATCGCGGGCCATGACGGCGGCACGGGCGCCTCGCCCTGGTCGTCCATCAAGCACGCGGGCAGCCCGTGGGAGATCGGCCTGGCCGAGACGCAGCAGACGCTGGTCCTGAACCGCCTGCGCGGGCGCATCCGCGTGCAGGCCGACGGGCAGATGAAGACCGGGCGCGACGTGGTCATCGGCGCGCTGCTGGGTGCCGACGAGTTCGGCTTCGCCACCGCGCCTCTGGTCGTCGAGGGCTGCATCATGATGCGCAAGTGCCACCTCAACACCTGCCCCGTGGGCGTGGCCACGCAGGACCCGGTGCTGCGCGCCAAGTTCTCGGGCAAGCCCGAGCATGTGGTGAACTACTTCTTCTTCGTCGCCGAGGAGGCGCGCCAGATCATGGCGCAGCTGGGCGTGCGCACATTCGACGAGCTCATCGGCCGCACCGATCTGCTCGACACGCGCAAGGGCCTCGCGCACTGGAAGGCCCAGGGCCTGGACTTCTCGCGCCTGTTCGCACAGCCGCAGGCGCCCTCCGACGTAGCACGCCACCACGTCGAGGCGCAGGAGCATGGTCTGGAGAAGGCGCTGGACGTGAAGCTCATCGAGCGTTGCCAGCCCGCCATACAGCACGGCGAGAACGTGCGCCTCATGGAAGTGGCGCGCAACGTGAACCGCTCGGTCGGCGCCATGCTCTCGGGCGCGGTGACCAAGGCGCACCCCGAGGGCTTGCCCGACGACACCATCCGCATCCACTTCGAGGGCACGGGCGGCCAGTCCTTCGGCGCCTTCCTGTGCAAGGGCATCACGCTGAACCTGACCGGAGAGGCCAACGACTACACGGGCAAGGGCCTGTCGGGCGGGCGCATCATCGTGCGGCCGAGCCACGAGTTCCGCGGCGAGTCGACGGCCAACACCATCGTCGGCAACACCGTGATGTTCGGCGCCACCAGCGGCGAGGCCTTCTTCGCGGGCGTCGCGGGCGAGCGCTTCGCCGTGCGCCTGTCGGGCGCCACGGCGGTGGTCGAGGGCGTGGGCGACCACGGCTGCGAATACATGACCGGCGGCACCGTGGTGGTGCTCGGCAGGACGGGACGCAACTTCGCCGCGGGCATGAGCGGCGGCGTGGCCTACGTCTACGACGAGGACGGGCGCTTCGACGGCCGCTGCAACCTGTCCATGGTGGCGCTCGAGCGCATCCTGCCCGCCGACGAGCAGGTCGCCAGCGTGGACCCCGGCCACTGGCACCGCGGCCAGACCGACGAGGAGCAGCTCAAGAAGCTGCTGGAGGCCCACAGCCGCTACACCGGTAGCCGCCGCGCGCGCGACCTGCTGGACAACTGGGCCGCCGCGCGCAGCCGCTTCGTCAAGGTCTTCCCCACCGAGTACAAGCGCGCCCTGGTCGAGATGTATGAGCGGAAAGTGCTTGAGGAGCAGGCCACACCTGCGCAAGCAGCTAGCAAAAATGAAGCGGTAGCCGCCAAGTAA
- a CDS encoding DUF1415 domain-containing protein, with the protein MTTAPTPDQPSPSACDDAVVVQDTVRWLERAVIGLNLCPFAKSVHTKGQIHYVVSHATDTRALLEDLQRELEALAEASPDKRDTTLLMAPLTMPDFLDFNDFLELADELVEAMDLAGILQVASFHPRFQFEGTLADDVSNCTNRAPYPTLHLLREESIDRAVEAFPEAEEIFERNIEVLERLGAEGWKALDVGPRCPVDHGRKGGA; encoded by the coding sequence ATGACCACCGCACCCACCCCCGACCAGCCCAGCCCATCCGCCTGCGACGACGCCGTGGTGGTGCAGGACACGGTGCGCTGGCTGGAGCGCGCCGTCATCGGCCTGAACCTGTGCCCCTTCGCCAAGAGCGTGCACACCAAGGGCCAGATCCACTACGTAGTGAGCCACGCGACCGATACGCGTGCGCTGCTGGAGGACCTTCAGCGCGAGCTGGAGGCGCTGGCCGAGGCGTCGCCCGACAAGCGCGACACCACGCTGCTCATGGCGCCGCTGACCATGCCCGACTTCCTGGACTTTAACGACTTCCTGGAGCTGGCCGACGAGCTCGTCGAGGCGATGGACCTGGCGGGCATTCTGCAGGTGGCATCGTTCCATCCGCGCTTCCAGTTCGAGGGCACGCTTGCCGACGACGTGAGCAACTGCACGAACCGCGCGCCGTACCCCACGCTGCACCTGCTGCGCGAGGAGAGCATCGATCGCGCGGTGGAGGCCTTCCCCGAGGCCGAGGAGATTTTCGAGCGCAACATCGAGGTGCTGGAGCGCCTGGGCGCCGAAGGCTGGAAAGCGCTGGATGTGGGCCCGCGCTGCCCCGTGGACCACGGCCGCAAGGGCGGCGCATGA
- a CDS encoding CoA-acylating methylmalonate-semialdehyde dehydrogenase: MTQPTTLHHFIGGKPYPSKSAEWRDVTNPATQEVVARVPFATREEVELAVANAQEAFQTWRETSLSARMRIMLKLQHLIREHQAEIAQLITREHGKTLPDAEGEVGRGLEVVEHACSITTLQLGEIAENAATGVDVYNLLQPLGVGAGITAFNFPVMLPCFMFPMAIACGNTFVLKPSEQDPSSTMRLVELAHEAGVPPGVLNVIHGGPEVADMLCDHPDIKALSFIGSTHVGTHIYRRASEAGKRVQSMMGAKNHCVVMPDAPKEHALNNLLGSAFGAAGQRCMANSVAVFVGAARDWLPELVAKSKAMKVGPGTDRSADLGPLVNPRAKQRVLGLIDSGVAQGAKLLLDGRACTVPGYEQGNFVGPTVFADVTDQMDIYQQEIFGPVLNVVCVDTLEDAIAFINRNPNGNGTSIFTSSGWAARKFQHDINVGQVGINVPIPVPVAYFSFTGSRASKLGDLGPNGKQAVQFWTQTKTVTARWYEDHGSSSDAVNTTITMK, translated from the coding sequence ATGACCCAACCCACCACCCTCCACCATTTCATTGGCGGCAAGCCCTACCCTTCCAAGTCCGCCGAGTGGCGCGACGTGACCAACCCCGCCACGCAGGAAGTCGTGGCGCGCGTGCCCTTCGCCACGCGCGAGGAGGTCGAGCTGGCCGTGGCGAATGCGCAAGAGGCCTTCCAGACCTGGCGTGAAACTTCGCTGTCCGCGCGCATGCGCATCATGCTCAAGCTCCAGCACCTGATCCGCGAACACCAGGCCGAGATCGCCCAGCTCATCACACGTGAGCACGGCAAGACCCTGCCCGACGCCGAGGGCGAGGTGGGCCGCGGCCTGGAGGTGGTGGAGCACGCCTGCTCCATCACCACGCTGCAGCTCGGCGAGATCGCCGAGAACGCCGCCACGGGCGTGGACGTGTACAACCTGCTGCAGCCCCTGGGCGTGGGCGCGGGCATCACGGCGTTCAACTTCCCCGTGATGCTGCCCTGCTTCATGTTCCCCATGGCGATCGCCTGCGGCAACACCTTCGTGCTCAAGCCCTCGGAGCAGGACCCCAGCTCCACCATGCGCCTCGTCGAGCTGGCGCACGAGGCCGGCGTGCCGCCGGGCGTGCTCAACGTCATCCACGGCGGACCCGAGGTGGCCGACATGCTCTGCGACCACCCGGACATCAAGGCGCTTTCGTTCATCGGCTCCACGCACGTGGGCACGCACATCTACCGCCGCGCGAGCGAGGCCGGCAAGCGCGTGCAGTCGATGATGGGCGCCAAGAACCACTGCGTGGTCATGCCCGACGCGCCCAAGGAGCACGCGCTCAACAACCTGCTGGGCTCGGCCTTCGGCGCCGCGGGCCAGCGCTGCATGGCCAACTCGGTCGCCGTCTTCGTGGGCGCCGCGCGCGACTGGCTGCCCGAACTGGTCGCCAAGTCCAAGGCCATGAAGGTCGGCCCCGGCACCGACCGCAGCGCCGACCTGGGCCCGCTGGTCAATCCGCGCGCCAAGCAGCGCGTGCTGGGCCTGATCGACTCCGGCGTGGCGCAAGGAGCGAAGCTGCTGCTGGACGGCCGCGCCTGCACCGTGCCCGGCTACGAGCAAGGCAACTTCGTCGGCCCCACGGTCTTCGCGGATGTGACCGACCAGATGGACATCTACCAGCAGGAGATCTTCGGCCCCGTGCTCAACGTGGTCTGCGTGGACACGCTGGAGGATGCCATCGCCTTCATCAACCGCAACCCCAACGGCAACGGCACCTCCATCTTCACCAGCAGCGGCTGGGCCGCGCGCAAGTTCCAGCACGACATCAACGTGGGGCAGGTGGGCATCAACGTGCCCATCCCCGTGCCCGTGGCCTACTTCAGCTTCACGGGCTCGCGCGCCTCCAAGCTTGGCGACCTGGGCCCGAACGGCAAGCAGGCCGTGCAGTTCTGGACGCAGACCAAGACCGTCACGGCCCGCTGGTACGAGGACCACGGCAGCAGCAGCGACGCGGTGAACACCACCATCACGATGAAGTAA